One window of Flavobacterium dauae genomic DNA carries:
- a CDS encoding DUF1801 domain-containing protein: MDIQEQIKRYIDSLNKLKGADILQLHQYMLKRLPNGKLWFLDGKDEKGKVVANPSIGYGQFTLRYKNGSTKTFYQIGISSNLTGISVYIMGLSDKKQLPDLFKETIGKATVTGYCIKFKTLKDIHLNVLKEAITYGLKQTTFSS; this comes from the coding sequence ATGGATATACAGGAACAGATTAAAAGATATATTGATAGTTTAAACAAATTAAAAGGTGCTGATATTCTTCAGCTGCATCAATATATGTTGAAAAGATTGCCTAATGGTAAATTATGGTTTTTAGACGGTAAAGACGAAAAAGGAAAAGTAGTAGCAAACCCTTCTATTGGTTACGGACAATTTACACTACGCTATAAAAACGGGTCAACAAAAACGTTTTATCAAATAGGGATAAGCAGCAATTTAACAGGTATTTCGGTTTATATTATGGGACTCTCCGATAAAAAGCAGTTACCAGATCTTTTCAAAGAAACCATAGGTAAAGCAACTGTAACGGGATATTGTATAAAATTTAAAACTTTAAAAGACATTCATTTAAATGTATTAAAAGAAGCGATTACTTATGGACTAAAACAAACAACATTTTCCTCTTAA
- a CDS encoding PepSY-associated TM helix domain-containing protein, with protein MKKKKKKENKFKKLTGKLHLWFGLLIGSIVFFISITGALYVFKDEIEGINRKAYIHHNEPDYQNKEKLNIRTLEKMVQQQVKEKYPLHWVNIPVDRSMSYQFFYHEHNEDAWHYFDEYPIYKSVYVNPYNGKVLQVYDEKNGFFNIVKMLHWSFLLNSAWGKWLTGIPVLIFVFMLISGIILWWPKNKAARKQRFWFKWENIKNWKRKNYDLHNILGFYSSVFALIFSITGLFYAFFFIQAMIYVVFSGGSTQYPDFSHITTKAPIELRTETTLDKIAQKVETLYPNAYAFSIDLGNEHLDDHEHPNFDVYVKHLSYSYHKSSSLIFDENSGELLHTHDPKDKNLGEKMVAANYDIHVGAIFGLPTKIIAFIVSLLCASLPVTGFMIWYGRRKKKKATT; from the coding sequence ATGAAAAAAAAGAAAAAGAAAGAAAATAAATTTAAAAAATTAACAGGCAAGCTGCACCTTTGGTTCGGCTTGCTTATTGGTTCTATCGTGTTTTTTATTTCGATTACCGGAGCATTGTATGTTTTTAAAGACGAAATAGAAGGAATTAACAGAAAAGCATACATCCATCATAACGAACCAGACTATCAAAATAAAGAAAAACTGAACATTCGTACCTTAGAAAAAATGGTGCAGCAACAGGTAAAAGAAAAGTATCCGTTACATTGGGTAAATATTCCTGTTGACCGATCGATGTCTTATCAGTTTTTTTACCACGAACACAATGAAGATGCCTGGCATTATTTTGACGAATATCCCATTTATAAATCGGTCTATGTAAATCCGTACAACGGAAAAGTGCTGCAGGTTTACGATGAAAAAAACGGTTTTTTCAATATTGTAAAAATGCTTCACTGGAGTTTCCTGCTTAATTCTGCCTGGGGAAAATGGCTAACAGGAATTCCTGTTTTAATTTTTGTATTTATGTTAATTTCGGGTATCATTCTTTGGTGGCCCAAGAACAAAGCGGCACGCAAACAACGCTTTTGGTTTAAATGGGAAAACATTAAAAACTGGAAACGCAAAAATTACGACCTGCATAACATTTTAGGATTTTACTCTTCTGTTTTTGCACTGATTTTCTCTATAACCGGACTTTTTTACGCGTTCTTTTTCATTCAGGCAATGATTTATGTTGTTTTTTCTGGGGGAAGCACACAGTATCCCGATTTTTCGCACATTACAACCAAAGCTCCTATTGAATTGCGTACCGAAACCACATTAGATAAAATTGCCCAAAAGGTAGAAACATTGTATCCCAATGCTTATGCGTTTTCGATAGATCTAGGAAACGAACATTTAGACGATCACGAACATCCGAATTTTGATGTATATGTAAAACATCTGTCCTATTCGTACCACAAAAGCAGCAGCTTGATTTTTGATGAAAACTCAGGTGAATTGCTTCACACCCACGATCCAAAAGATAAAAACCTGGGCGAAAAAATGGTTGCCGCCAATTATGACATCCACGTAGGAGCCATTTTTGGATTACCCACCAAAATTATAGCATTTATTGTAAGTTTGCTTTGTGCAAGTTTACCCGTTACCGGATTTATGATTTGGTACGGACGCCGAAAAAAGAAAAAGGCAACAACTTAA
- the der gene encoding ribosome biogenesis GTPase Der — MNNIVAIVGRPNVGKSTFFNRLIQRREAIVDAVSGVTRDRNYGKSEWNGKEFSVIDTGGYIKGSDDIFEGEIRKQVELAIDEADAIVFLVDVEEGITPMDDEVAKLLRKVTKPVLLVVNKVDNAKREQDAFEFYNLGLGEYVTMSGMSGSGTGEVLDKIVEILPELPEVEEVKDELPRFAVVGRPNAGKSSFINALIGEDRFVVTDIAGTTRDAIDTKYNRFGFEFNLVDTAGIRRKAKVKEDLEFYSVMRSVRAIEHADVCILVIDATRGFEGQDQSIFWLAEKNRKGIVILVNKWDLVEKDTMTSYDYEKKIREEIAPFTDVPILFVSALTKQRLLKALETAVEVYENRKQRISTSKFNETMLPIIEHNPPPAIKGKYIKIKYCMQLPTPVPQFVFFANLPQYIKDPYKRYVENKLREIYNFEGVPIEIYFRQK; from the coding sequence ATGAACAACATTGTAGCAATTGTAGGACGACCTAATGTAGGAAAGTCAACCTTTTTTAACCGTCTTATTCAAAGACGCGAAGCCATAGTAGATGCGGTAAGTGGTGTTACCCGTGATCGTAATTATGGAAAAAGTGAATGGAACGGAAAAGAATTCTCTGTTATTGATACAGGTGGATATATTAAAGGATCGGACGATATTTTTGAAGGCGAGATCCGCAAACAAGTAGAATTGGCGATTGATGAAGCCGATGCCATTGTGTTTTTGGTTGATGTAGAAGAAGGCATTACCCCAATGGATGATGAAGTAGCCAAACTGCTTCGCAAAGTTACAAAGCCGGTTTTATTGGTTGTAAATAAAGTTGATAACGCAAAACGCGAACAAGATGCTTTTGAATTTTACAATTTAGGATTGGGTGAATATGTTACTATGTCTGGAATGAGCGGTTCTGGAACGGGCGAAGTTTTAGATAAAATTGTTGAAATTTTACCAGAATTACCAGAAGTTGAAGAAGTAAAAGACGAACTGCCTCGTTTTGCAGTTGTTGGTCGTCCAAATGCAGGAAAATCAAGTTTTATTAACGCGTTAATTGGCGAAGATCGTTTTGTGGTTACCGATATTGCAGGAACTACCCGCGATGCGATCGATACAAAATACAACCGTTTTGGTTTTGAATTTAATTTGGTTGATACAGCCGGTATTCGCAGAAAGGCAAAAGTTAAAGAAGATTTAGAGTTTTACTCGGTAATGCGTTCGGTACGTGCTATTGAACATGCCGATGTTTGTATTTTGGTTATTGATGCAACCCGTGGATTTGAAGGTCAGGATCAAAGTATTTTTTGGTTGGCAGAAAAAAACCGCAAGGGAATTGTAATCTTGGTAAATAAATGGGACTTGGTTGAAAAAGACACCATGACTTCTTATGATTACGAGAAAAAAATACGTGAAGAAATAGCTCCGTTTACCGATGTGCCTATTCTTTTTGTATCGGCATTAACCAAACAACGTTTGTTAAAAGCGTTAGAAACCGCTGTAGAAGTGTACGAAAACCGCAAGCAACGTATTTCAACATCGAAATTTAACGAAACCATGTTGCCAATTATTGAACACAATCCGCCACCGGCAATTAAAGGCAAATACATTAAAATTAAATATTGTATGCAGTTGCCAACGCCTGTGCCACAGTTTGTGTTTTTTGCCAATTTACCACAATACATTAAAGACCCATACAAGCGTTATGTAGAAAACAAATTACGCGAAATTTATAATTTTGAAGGAGTACCGATTGAAATTTACTTCCGACAAAAATAA
- a CDS encoding TonB-dependent siderophore receptor: protein MKKLLLILPAVTVAFEASAQETDSIQSNKLDELIIQAYTPKNVNATNKMPLKDIENPQVYNVISKNAIKEQVITNFNDALKNATGVFRLWESTGRGTDGGEYFSMRGFSTQPTLLNGMPSFSNGTLDPANVESIEVIKGPSGTMYGGNIVSYGGLINVTTKKPYENFGGEMGYVNGSYGLNRVTADINTPLSKQAFLRINTAYQNRNSFQDAGFGKSLYFAPSLKFIANNRLTFYINTEIKSSESANAPMIFFNRNAPISFHSMDLFEQNYKKSYTSNDLTIKNPTFNLQAYAVYQLSDNWTSTTIVSKSNAKTNGYYHYLWDQSNGNEFTRYITKGEAETDVTGIQQNFLGTYNIGSMKNKLVVGLDYFQRKFSGGGTGYAEYGTVSLVDQKDTMANQLTTSAVDAALSQTTQDLFSAETKIYSAYASNVIEFLPNLSAMLSLRIDHFTGQPTAYSTEEIKDKTTLSPKFGLVYQPIQDKLSVFANYMNGFQYIQPEAIPITDADGNTIGKEIRYFDPEQANQWEIGTKASLIKDRLSVTASYYNINVKNKVMGNGIDLTQSGEVESKGFEISVLGSPVNGLNIIAGFSHNDNEVIKDDPTLGYLGMRTEESGPENLFNFWANYTVQQGALKNFGIGLGANSTSKLLTLNRSTTGTFALPGYTVFNAAVSYNAEKYSATLKVDNLTNEKYFTGWSTVSPQFARSVSLGLNYKF from the coding sequence ATGAAAAAATTACTACTAATTCTTCCGGCGGTTACTGTTGCCTTTGAAGCAAGTGCACAAGAAACCGATTCAATACAATCAAACAAATTAGACGAGCTTATAATACAAGCGTACACTCCAAAAAATGTAAATGCTACGAACAAGATGCCTTTAAAAGACATTGAAAATCCGCAGGTTTACAATGTAATTAGTAAAAATGCGATTAAAGAGCAGGTAATTACCAATTTTAATGATGCACTGAAAAATGCAACAGGAGTGTTCCGCCTGTGGGAATCAACAGGACGGGGAACCGATGGTGGCGAATATTTTTCTATGCGTGGTTTTTCTACACAACCAACATTATTAAACGGAATGCCAAGTTTTTCTAACGGAACTTTAGATCCTGCAAACGTGGAAAGCATTGAAGTTATCAAAGGTCCATCGGGAACAATGTACGGCGGAAACATTGTGTCTTACGGCGGTTTAATCAACGTAACAACAAAAAAACCGTATGAAAATTTTGGTGGAGAAATGGGATACGTTAACGGATCTTACGGATTAAACCGTGTTACTGCCGATATTAATACACCGTTAAGCAAACAAGCTTTTTTACGTATTAATACAGCGTATCAAAACCGCAATTCGTTCCAAGACGCCGGTTTTGGCAAATCGCTTTATTTTGCACCGTCGTTAAAATTTATAGCAAACAATCGCTTAACTTTTTACATCAATACAGAAATTAAAAGTTCAGAATCGGCAAATGCTCCAATGATTTTCTTTAACAGAAACGCACCTATATCGTTTCATTCTATGGATTTATTTGAACAGAATTACAAGAAATCTTATACCTCAAACGATTTAACCATAAAAAATCCAACATTTAACTTACAGGCATATGCCGTTTATCAGTTGTCAGACAACTGGACATCTACCACCATTGTTTCAAAAAGCAATGCTAAAACAAACGGTTACTATCATTATTTATGGGATCAATCTAACGGAAACGAATTTACACGATACATTACCAAAGGCGAAGCAGAGACTGATGTTACAGGTATTCAACAAAACTTTTTGGGTACTTACAATATTGGAAGTATGAAAAATAAATTAGTAGTTGGATTAGATTACTTTCAAAGAAAATTTTCTGGAGGCGGTACCGGCTATGCAGAATACGGAACGGTTTCTTTGGTCGATCAAAAGGATACAATGGCAAATCAGTTAACAACATCGGCTGTTGATGCGGCATTATCACAAACTACTCAGGATTTATTCAGTGCCGAAACAAAGATTTACAGTGCATACGCATCAAACGTTATTGAATTTTTACCCAATTTATCGGCAATGTTAAGTTTGCGTATAGATCATTTTACAGGACAGCCAACGGCGTATTCAACCGAAGAAATAAAAGATAAAACTACCTTATCGCCAAAATTTGGCTTGGTTTACCAGCCTATTCAGGATAAATTATCGGTATTTGCAAACTATATGAATGGTTTTCAATACATACAACCAGAAGCTATTCCTATTACCGATGCAGATGGAAATACTATTGGAAAAGAAATACGCTATTTTGATCCGGAACAAGCCAACCAATGGGAAATTGGTACAAAAGCAAGTTTAATTAAAGACCGTTTATCGGTTACGGCAAGTTATTACAACATCAATGTAAAAAACAAAGTAATGGGTAATGGGATAGATCTCACACAGTCTGGAGAAGTAGAAAGCAAAGGTTTTGAAATTAGTGTTTTAGGAAGTCCTGTAAATGGGTTAAATATTATTGCCGGCTTTAGCCATAACGATAACGAAGTAATTAAAGACGATCCAACATTGGGGTATTTGGGTATGAGAACAGAAGAATCGGGTCCTGAGAACTTATTCAATTTCTGGGCAAATTATACCGTACAACAAGGGGCTTTAAAGAATTTTGGAATTGGATTAGGTGCTAATTCTACAAGCAAATTACTTACGTTAAACAGATCAACTACCGGAACGTTTGCTTTGCCGGGTTACACTGTATTTAATGCTGCTGTTTCGTACAACGCCGAAAAATACAGTGCTACGTTAAAGGTAGATAATCTTACCAATGAAAAATATTTTACGGGTTGGTCAACCGTTAGTCCACAATTTGCCCGTTCGGTTTCATTAGGTTTAAATTATAAGTTTTAA
- the era gene encoding GTPase Era — MSHKAGFINIIGNPNVGKSTLMNAFIGERLSIITSKAQTTRHRIFGIVNGDDFQMVFSDTPGIIKPAYELQTSMMDFVKSAFEDADILLYMVEVGERELKDEAFFKKITHAKVPVLLLLNKIDKSNQEHLEEQVALWKEKVPNAEIIPISALNNFNVDTVFNRILELLPESPPYYPKDALTDKPERFFVNEIIREKILLNYQKEIPYSVEIETEEFKEEDKIIHIKAVIMVERDSQKGIIIGHKGAALKKVGMEARAELEKFFDKQVHIELFVKVNKDWRNNQFQLRRFGYQQK; from the coding sequence ATGTCGCACAAAGCTGGTTTTATAAATATTATCGGAAATCCAAATGTTGGAAAATCAACCTTAATGAATGCTTTTATTGGTGAGCGTTTATCAATCATTACATCAAAAGCGCAAACAACGCGCCACCGTATTTTCGGAATTGTAAATGGCGACGATTTTCAAATGGTTTTTTCAGACACTCCGGGAATCATTAAGCCTGCTTATGAATTGCAGACTTCGATGATGGATTTTGTAAAATCGGCGTTTGAAGATGCAGACATTCTTTTGTATATGGTTGAAGTGGGCGAACGTGAACTAAAAGACGAAGCTTTTTTTAAAAAAATTACCCATGCAAAAGTTCCGGTTTTATTGTTGTTGAATAAGATCGACAAATCAAACCAGGAACATTTGGAAGAACAGGTTGCTTTGTGGAAAGAAAAAGTTCCTAATGCAGAAATAATTCCAATATCGGCACTAAACAATTTTAATGTGGATACTGTTTTTAACCGCATTTTAGAACTATTACCAGAATCGCCACCTTATTATCCGAAAGATGCGTTAACCGATAAACCCGAACGTTTCTTTGTTAATGAAATTATCCGCGAGAAAATCCTTCTAAACTATCAAAAAGAAATTCCGTATTCGGTAGAAATCGAAACAGAAGAATTCAAAGAAGAAGATAAAATCATTCACATTAAAGCCGTGATTATGGTAGAGCGTGACAGCCAAAAAGGCATCATCATTGGTCATAAAGGCGCTGCTTTAAAGAAAGTAGGAATGGAAGCACGTGCCGAATTAGAAAAGTTTTTTGACAAGCAAGTTCATATAGAATTGTTTGTAAAAGTGAATAAAGACTGGCGAAACAATCAGTTTCAATTACGCCGTTTTGGGTATCAACAAAAATAA
- a CDS encoding ISAon1 family transposase → MGGFFGVNGKKLQRQYKKHLSSFSTWQPKEHAHQWIVYPQNIGTHLAIDEVALSQGELYTIVTNKKAKGKKGSLVAIIAGTKTEQVIEHISKIDLKKRQAVIEITLDMANSMKLIAKKCFPKAVQVTDRFHVQKLTLEALQELRIKHRWEAMDKENQAVLQAKSENKTYNPPILNNGDTVKQLLVRSRYLLYKSREKWTKNQEERAEILFKLYPDIKTAYSLSAQLRTIYNSKNDKNSAMLKLAHWYRKVEEAGFKNFNIVLNTIKGNYQSILNYFDNRSTNASAEAFNAKIKAFRSQFRGVRKIDFFLFRLSKLFA, encoded by the coding sequence ATCGGAGGGTTCTTTGGCGTTAACGGCAAAAAACTTCAAAGGCAATATAAAAAACATCTCAGCTCATTTAGCACTTGGCAACCCAAGGAACACGCTCATCAATGGATTGTTTACCCCCAAAACATTGGTACGCATTTGGCAATTGACGAAGTAGCCTTGTCTCAAGGCGAACTTTATACCATTGTTACCAATAAAAAAGCCAAGGGTAAAAAAGGATCATTAGTTGCCATTATTGCCGGAACCAAAACAGAACAAGTTATTGAACATATTAGTAAAATAGATTTAAAAAAAAGACAAGCAGTTATTGAAATTACTTTAGATATGGCTAATTCTATGAAGTTAATAGCCAAAAAATGTTTTCCAAAAGCAGTACAAGTGACAGATCGTTTCCACGTGCAAAAATTAACCTTAGAAGCGTTACAAGAACTTAGAATAAAGCATCGATGGGAAGCTATGGATAAAGAAAATCAAGCCGTACTACAAGCTAAATCAGAAAACAAAACATATAACCCACCAATTTTAAACAATGGCGATACTGTAAAGCAATTGTTGGTCAGAAGCCGTTATTTACTGTATAAATCAAGAGAAAAATGGACAAAAAATCAAGAAGAAAGAGCCGAAATCCTATTTAAATTATATCCCGATATTAAAACAGCATATTCTTTATCCGCACAACTACGAACTATCTACAATAGTAAAAACGATAAAAATAGTGCTATGCTAAAATTAGCACATTGGTATAGAAAAGTAGAAGAAGCGGGCTTTAAAAACTTCAATATTGTTCTCAATACCATAAAGGGTAATTACCAATCAATACTAAACTATTTCGATAATCGAAGCACCAATGCATCAGCAGAGGCTTTTAATGCTAAAATTAAAGCTTTTAGATCACAATTTAGAGGTGTTAGAAAAATTGATTTTTTTCTGTTTAGATTATCTAAGCTTTTTGCTTAA
- a CDS encoding recombinase family protein, with product MKRADLYIRVSTDEQADKGYSQRDQEERLKRYCATNKIAVGQVIYEDQSAKTFNRPEWTRLLNSLKKRSSKTDLVLFTKWDRFSRNAGDAYQMISTLNKLGIEPQAVEQPLDLSIPENKMMLAIYLSAPEVENDRRALNTFYGMRRARKEGRLMGRAPFGYINRSKEDGRKYIAPKEPEASAMRWAFNEIAKGVFACDQVRQKMNKLHKTTISRSAFHVAVRNPLYYGKIFIAKFKDEEAHLVQGQHEPLISKELFDRVQLILDGNKRVERPNTKILSDENLPLRGFLVCPKCGRNLTGSASKGRTNRYYYYHCVSSCGFRQKAELANDIFEKCMRQFALNGTAQIVKRLLLDNYKKFVNNPFDEKKQISQEIDKLNARLSVARNKLLSEIIDDEEYLEIKDECKTRIESLEEQLSKDGSDAKKINIDKSLDRALKYIENIPKMYCEGEINTRRSIIGSIFPEKLEFDGKTYRTTRMNVIANYIGSSSKPGGRLIKKTDIC from the coding sequence ATGAAAAGAGCCGATTTATATATACGAGTTTCCACGGACGAACAGGCAGACAAGGGATATTCACAGCGTGACCAAGAGGAACGTCTGAAAAGGTACTGTGCGACCAATAAGATTGCTGTTGGACAGGTTATCTACGAAGACCAATCCGCCAAAACCTTTAACCGACCCGAATGGACAAGATTATTGAACAGTCTTAAAAAGAGAAGTTCAAAGACTGACCTTGTTCTTTTTACCAAATGGGATAGGTTTAGCCGTAATGCAGGTGATGCCTATCAGATGATTAGCACACTTAACAAACTTGGCATAGAACCACAAGCGGTAGAACAGCCTTTAGACCTTTCCATTCCCGAAAACAAGATGATGCTTGCGATATATCTGTCCGCTCCCGAAGTGGAAAATGACCGCAGGGCATTGAATACGTTTTACGGTATGCGTAGGGCAAGGAAAGAAGGGCGTTTAATGGGTAGAGCACCTTTTGGATATATCAACAGAAGCAAAGAGGACGGACGAAAATACATTGCCCCAAAAGAACCTGAAGCATCAGCTATGCGTTGGGCTTTCAACGAAATAGCAAAAGGCGTGTTTGCCTGTGACCAAGTACGGCAAAAAATGAACAAATTACACAAGACAACGATAAGTCGAAGTGCTTTTCACGTAGCCGTACGCAATCCGCTATACTACGGTAAGATATTCATTGCCAAATTCAAGGACGAAGAAGCACATCTGGTACAAGGTCAGCACGAACCGCTTATATCCAAAGAACTTTTTGACAGGGTGCAACTGATATTGGACGGAAATAAAAGGGTAGAACGTCCTAATACCAAAATACTTTCAGATGAGAACCTGCCCCTCCGTGGTTTCTTAGTATGTCCCAAATGTGGTCGCAACCTAACAGGTAGTGCTTCCAAAGGAAGAACAAATCGCTATTATTACTATCATTGCGTTTCCTCTTGTGGTTTCCGTCAAAAAGCCGAATTAGCCAACGATATTTTTGAAAAGTGTATGCGTCAGTTTGCATTAAACGGTACTGCTCAAATAGTGAAAAGACTGTTGTTAGATAACTACAAAAAATTCGTGAATAATCCATTTGACGAAAAGAAACAGATTTCACAGGAAATAGACAAACTGAATGCAAGGTTATCAGTAGCACGCAACAAACTGCTATCTGAAATTATTGATGATGAGGAATACCTTGAAATTAAAGATGAGTGCAAGACACGAATTGAGAGTTTGGAAGAACAGTTGAGCAAGGACGGTTCTGATGCCAAGAAAATCAATATAGATAAATCTTTGGACAGGGCTTTAAAGTATATAGAAAACATTCCTAAAATGTACTGCGAGGGCGAAATCAATACAAGGAGAAGTATAATTGGTTCGATATTCCCCGAAAAATTGGAGTTTGACGGAAAAACGTATCGAACCACCCGAATGAACGTAATTGCAAACTATATCGGATCAAGCTCAAAACCTGGGGGAAGATTAATAAAAAAAACAGATATTTGCTAA
- a CDS encoding ISAon1 family transposase N-terminal region protein: MEAYLELLKLILPTFLVDHFDLNSFKNSEENLHLYFEEKLSPPKEFNSEDLVSKGFLDEITIQDFPLRGKLVYLHIKRRRWTNKNTGEIVKRNWQLVAKGTRMTQEFAAFLKEINR; the protein is encoded by the coding sequence TTGGAAGCATATCTAGAATTATTAAAACTTATTTTACCTACCTTTTTGGTTGATCATTTTGATTTGAACTCTTTTAAAAATTCAGAAGAAAACCTACATCTATATTTTGAAGAAAAATTAAGCCCTCCAAAAGAGTTTAACTCTGAAGATTTAGTATCTAAAGGTTTTTTGGATGAAATTACCATTCAAGACTTTCCTCTTAGAGGCAAGCTTGTTTATTTACACATTAAACGCCGTCGTTGGACAAACAAAAACACCGGCGAAATAGTTAAAAGAAATTGGCAGTTAGTAGCTAAAGGAACCCGTATGACGCAAGAATTTGCGGCTTTTTTAAAAGAAATTAATAGATAA